A window of Leptotrichia wadei contains these coding sequences:
- a CDS encoding SEL1-like repeat protein, producing MKRCIYILFVLLFLASCSKTDAGYDALEKGLIGILEKKDYEYIMKNINEAAKEGNEDVYGLAYTYLAENGSMFFNKYMKKSKGIAEYYQALLLQQTNGDELQILDLLESSAKQGNIKAYYMIGNIYENKLQFTKAQEYLKKGRDAGEIYSLYSYEYNKKLMKFYKRIEELNQKLNDGTITIEEKKELGTLVLEKVSNPEKAYDILKDFLSENYSPALYAKAKLLENDDKEEEAVQIYNQIFTQNKYYLAAFELASRLVKDQKNYNLALKILDDTNSDEVLILGYKGFIYENLKDFSKAEEFYQKAADKDDIDAMNYLGRLYETQKEMKKAKNIYNKAYMLGSISAGYKLAYILEDEEKEKNPVDNNDNEPAKRNKEAKKILERLANSGDDYSMVDLSLYYPENDRMVRILNLEAAAKLNTTAFYNLGVYYYNKKNKDKAKFYFKVAKENGYDIGDVFSAYIAE from the coding sequence ATGAAAAGATGTATATATATATTATTTGTGTTATTATTTTTAGCATCTTGCTCGAAAACCGATGCTGGTTATGATGCACTTGAAAAAGGGCTTATTGGAATTTTAGAAAAAAAAGACTATGAGTATATAATGAAGAATATCAATGAAGCAGCAAAGGAAGGAAATGAAGATGTATATGGACTTGCCTATACTTACCTTGCTGAAAATGGAAGTATGTTTTTTAATAAATATATGAAAAAGAGTAAAGGAATTGCTGAATATTATCAGGCTCTTTTATTACAGCAAACCAATGGAGATGAACTTCAAATTCTAGATCTTTTGGAAAGTTCAGCAAAACAGGGGAATATAAAGGCATATTATATGATTGGAAATATATATGAAAACAAGCTGCAGTTTACAAAGGCGCAAGAATACTTGAAAAAGGGCAGAGATGCTGGAGAAATTTATTCACTTTATTCTTACGAATATAATAAGAAGTTAATGAAATTTTATAAACGGATAGAAGAGCTTAATCAGAAATTAAATGATGGAACAATTACAATAGAGGAAAAAAAGGAGCTTGGAACTTTAGTTTTGGAAAAAGTTTCAAATCCAGAAAAAGCTTACGATATTTTAAAGGATTTTCTGTCTGAAAATTATTCTCCTGCACTTTATGCAAAGGCAAAATTATTGGAAAATGATGATAAGGAAGAAGAAGCTGTGCAAATTTATAATCAAATATTTACACAGAATAAATATTATTTGGCAGCATTTGAACTGGCTTCACGGCTTGTAAAAGATCAAAAGAATTATAATTTGGCATTGAAAATATTAGATGATACAAACTCTGATGAAGTTCTTATTTTGGGATATAAAGGATTTATTTATGAAAACCTGAAGGATTTTTCAAAAGCTGAAGAATTTTATCAAAAGGCTGCAGATAAAGATGACATTGATGCAATGAACTATCTTGGTCGTTTATATGAAACTCAGAAAGAAATGAAAAAGGCTAAAAATATTTATAACAAAGCATATATGCTAGGTTCAATTTCAGCTGGATATAAACTTGCCTATATTCTTGAAGATGAAGAAAAAGAAAAAAATCCTGTAGATAATAATGACAATGAACCAGCAAAACGAAATAAGGAAGCTAAAAAAATACTTGAAAGACTTGCAAATAGTGGAGATGACTATTCGATGGTAGATTTAAGCCTTTATTATCCTGAAAATGATAGAATGGTCAGAATTTTGAATCTGGAAGCAGCTGCAAAGCTGAATACAACTGCATTTTACAATTTAGGAGTTTATTATTATAACAAAAAAAATAAAGATAAGGCAAAATTTTATTTTAAAGTTGCTAAAGAAAATGGATATGATATTGGAGATGTCTTTAGTGCTTATATAGCCGAGTAG
- the metG gene encoding methionine--tRNA ligase produces the protein MSKSFYITTPIYYPNAAPHVGTAYTTIICDMVARYKRLAGYDVKFLTGVDEHGQKIQEAAEKNGYTPQQWVDKMSLNFTTLWEKLNISNTDFMRTTQERHINSVREIVKRVNDNGDIYKGEYWGKYCVSEETFVPENQLVDGKYMGKEVIDVKEISYFFRLSKYEDALLKYIEENPEFIKPEGKKNEVVAFIKQGLQDLSISRTTFDWGIPLELEEGHVIYVWFDALTNYLTGAGFAKDPEEFANIWTNGTVNHVVGKDILRFHAIIWPAMLMSAGIKLPDTVAAHGWWTVEGEKMSKSLGNVVNPEEEVEKYGLDAFRYYLMREATFGQDADYSKKAMVQRINADLANDLGNLLNRTIGMQKKYFNSKVMLNEVEENFDVEIKELWENVLIDLDKHINNYQFSEALKDIWKFISRMNKYIDECEPWKLSKDENQKDRLSTVMYNLVDSLYKIAVIISPFMPETAQKMISQLGLDKDVTKLHLDDVREWKSYPVGNKLGEAIPLFPRIEFEEDPKKEYNEDLKIENPITIDDFNRIEIKVVQIEKVEKIENADKLLKFIVNTGKEKRQIISGIAKWYPNMQELIGKKVQAVLNLKPVELKGELSQGMLLTTTEKKKTKLVIINDEIKVGTTVK, from the coding sequence ATGTCAAAATCGTTTTATATAACAACGCCAATCTATTACCCTAATGCGGCACCGCATGTGGGAACAGCTTATACAACAATAATTTGTGATATGGTAGCGAGATATAAAAGATTAGCAGGATATGATGTTAAGTTTTTGACTGGAGTAGACGAGCACGGACAAAAAATTCAAGAAGCAGCAGAAAAAAATGGATATACACCTCAACAATGGGTTGACAAAATGTCATTAAATTTTACAACTTTATGGGAAAAATTAAATATTTCAAATACTGATTTTATGAGAACTACTCAAGAAAGGCACATTAACAGTGTTAGGGAAATTGTAAAAAGAGTTAATGATAATGGAGATATTTACAAAGGTGAATACTGGGGTAAATATTGTGTTTCAGAAGAAACTTTTGTTCCTGAAAATCAATTAGTTGATGGCAAGTATATGGGAAAGGAAGTTATTGATGTAAAGGAAATTTCATATTTCTTCAGATTGTCAAAATATGAAGATGCATTATTAAAATATATTGAAGAAAATCCTGAATTTATTAAGCCGGAAGGTAAAAAAAATGAAGTAGTTGCATTCATAAAACAAGGACTTCAAGATTTGTCCATTTCAAGAACAACTTTTGACTGGGGAATACCATTAGAGCTGGAAGAGGGACATGTAATTTATGTTTGGTTTGACGCTTTGACAAATTATTTGACTGGAGCGGGATTTGCTAAAGATCCTGAAGAGTTTGCAAATATTTGGACAAATGGTACTGTAAATCATGTTGTTGGGAAGGATATTTTAAGATTTCATGCTATTATTTGGCCTGCTATGCTTATGTCAGCTGGAATAAAATTGCCTGATACGGTTGCAGCACATGGGTGGTGGACTGTTGAAGGAGAAAAGATGTCTAAATCGCTTGGAAATGTTGTTAATCCTGAAGAAGAAGTGGAAAAATATGGACTTGATGCTTTTAGATATTATTTGATGAGGGAGGCGACTTTTGGACAGGATGCAGATTATTCTAAAAAGGCAATGGTTCAGAGAATAAATGCTGATCTTGCAAATGATTTAGGGAATTTACTTAATAGAACGATTGGAATGCAAAAAAAATATTTTAATTCAAAAGTTATGTTAAATGAAGTTGAAGAAAATTTTGATGTGGAAATTAAAGAGCTTTGGGAAAATGTATTAATTGACTTGGATAAACATATAAATAATTATCAATTTTCTGAAGCATTAAAAGATATTTGGAAATTTATTTCAAGAATGAATAAATATATTGATGAATGTGAACCTTGGAAACTTTCAAAAGATGAAAATCAAAAGGATAGATTGTCAACAGTTATGTACAATTTAGTAGATTCACTTTATAAGATTGCAGTGATAATTTCACCATTTATGCCTGAAACTGCACAAAAGATGATAAGTCAATTGGGACTTGACAAAGATGTTACTAAATTACATTTAGATGATGTTAGAGAATGGAAGAGTTATCCTGTTGGAAATAAATTAGGTGAGGCGATTCCATTATTTCCTAGAATTGAATTTGAAGAAGATCCTAAAAAAGAATATAATGAAGATTTAAAAATTGAAAATCCAATTACGATAGATGATTTTAACAGAATTGAAATAAAAGTTGTTCAAATTGAAAAAGTGGAGAAAATTGAAAATGCAGATAAACTGTTAAAATTCATTGTAAATACAGGAAAAGAAAAAAGACAGATTATTTCAGGAATTGCAAAATGGTATCCAAACATGCAGGAGTTAATTGGTAAAAAAGTTCAGGCTGTGTTAAACTTAAAACCAGTTGAACTAAAAGGGGAACTTTCACAAGGAATGCTTTTAACAACAACAGAAAAGAAAAAAACTAAACTAGTAATTATAAATGATGAGATAAAAGTTGGAACAACTGTAAAATAG